The DNA segment CCCCGGCAGCTTGCTGGACAACACGACGATCATCTGGACCAACGAGCTGGGCAAGGGGAACTCGCACACGCTCGACAACATTCCCTTCGTGCTGGTCGGCAACGGGCTCGACTTCAAGATGGGGCGGTCGCTCAAGTACAAGAAGACGCCCCACAACCGGCTCCTGCTGGCGGTCGCCCACGGCATGGGTCACACCGAACTGAACAGGTTCGGCAACCCCGACTTCTGCGGCGACGGTCCGCTCACCAACCTGACCTGAGCGAATTCGCCTGGTAGAATGCGCCTCCGTCGAACGAACCAGATTCGTGGCGGAGGGCGCGACGATGCGACGGATGATGCGGTTGGTCGGCTGGCTGGGCCTGGCGGCGACGGCTGGGACTTCCTGGGGACAGGTCGTTACCGATAAGCCGCCGCGGGCCGAGGCGGTCGTCTGGCCAGGCGTGAAGCCCTCGGGCTCGGTGCTGCTGCCGAACGGCTGGTCGCTGAAGCCCGTGGGGCGGCAGACCGCCCTCGGCGATTTCCCGATCCTGCTGGCCGAGCATCCGTCGAAGCCGGTCCTGGCCGTGCTTCACGCGGGATACGGCGAGCACGAGGCGGTAACGATCGACACGGCGACGCACCACGTGATCGGCCGAGTCGCCGTGCCCGAGACCTACGGCGGACTGACGTGGTCGGCCGACGGCTCGAAGCTCTTCGTCGGCGGCGGATTCGACGACCTCGTCTACGTCTTCGACCACGCCGACGGCCTGCTCTCGAACCGCCGTCCGCTGTCGCTCCACGCCCCCGCGCCGGCGGCCGAGGCCGACCCGGTCGCCCCGCTCCCCCGCACGCGCCGAGGCGTCGACGAGATCCGAGGCGCGGTGGCCGGTCTGGCCGCCACGAAGGACGGCTCGACGCTCTGGGTCGCCGACGCCTGGGGCCATCGGGTCGTCCAGATCGACCTGGCGGCGGGTAAAGCCGTCGGCGAAATCCCTCTGCCGGTTGACAGCTACCCCTACGGTCTGGCGCTCAACGAGACTCGCGGCCGGCTCTACGTCAGCCTGTGGGGCAAGGCCGAGGTCGCCGTCATCGCCACGGCCGACCGCAAGGTGGTCGCCTCCTGGAAGACCGAGGAGCACCCCAACGAACTGCTCCTGACCAAGGGCGGTCGATACCTTTTCGTCGCCAACGCCAACCGCAACACGGTCAGCGTCTTCGAGGCCAGCGACGAGATCCCCCTGCCCACGATCGGCACGGCCATCCATCCGAAGGCCCCGTCGGGGAGCACGCCCAACTCGCTGGCCGTCTCGCCGGATGAATCCCTGCTGTTCGTGGCCAACGCCAACACCAACGACGTGGCCGTGGTGAACATCGCCGACCCCGAACACAGCGCCCCGCTGGGGTTCATCCCGGCCGGCTGGTATCCGACCTCCGTCCGGGTCTCGCGGGACGGCAAGAGCCTCTGGATCGCCAACGGCAAGGGGACCTCGTCCAGGGCCAATCGCGAAGGGCCGGTGCCGGGGATCGCGACCCCCTCGCTCCGCGAGTATATCGCCGGCCTGCTCAAGGGGACGCTCTCCACCGTCCCGATGCCCACTCCAAAGCAGATGGTTGCGTACACAAGAACCGTCTACGAATGCTGCCCGCTCCCCGCCGAGGGCTCGGCCGTGGCCGCCGGCCCGAAGCCGCCGGCCGGCAACCCGATCCCGGCGAAGGTCGGCGATCCTTCCCCGATCAAGCACTGCATCTACATCGTCAAGGAGAACCGGACCTACGACCACGTCTTCGGCGACATGCCCGAAGGCAACGGCGACCCCAAGCTCTGTCTCTTCCCCGAAGAGATCACCCCGAACCACCACGCGCTGGCCCGGGAGTTCGTGCTGCTGGACAACTTCTACGTCGATGGCGAGGTCTCCGCCGACGGCCACGAATGGACGATGGGAGCCTACGCCACCGACTTCGTCGAACGCACCTGGCCGCTGAGCTATCGGGGCGACCGGCGCGTCCCATATCCCTCGGAAGGAAAGATGCCGATCGCTTTCCCCTCGGGCGGGTATCTCTGGGACAAGGCCAAGGAGAAAGGGATTTCCTACCGGTCGTACGGCGAGTTCGTCGCCCGGAGCGGCGGTCCAGGAACCCCCATGACGACCAAGATGCCCGCCCTGGAAGGCCACTTCGATCCCGAGTTCCCCACTTTCGATCTGACGATCACCGACGTCTCGCGGGCCGACCGCTTCCTGACCGAGTTGAAAGGCTTCGAGGAGAAAGGGGAGATGCCCGCCCTCATCGTCCTGCGACTCCCCAACGACCACACCGCCGGCGCCAAGCCAGGCAGCCCCACGGTGCAGGCGATGGTCGCCGACAACGACCTGGCGCTCGGCCGTGTGATCGAAGGCCTGAGCCGTTCTCGGTTCTGGAAGGATACGGCCGTCTTCGTCGTCGAGGACGACGCCCAGAACGGCTCGGACCACGTCGACGCCCATCGGACCGTCGCCCTGGCGATCAGCCCCTACACGCGTAACCGCGGGGTGGACTCCACGATGTACTCCACCTCCTCGATGCTCCGGACCATGGAGCTGATCCTGGGCCTCAACCCCATGAGCCAGTTCGACGCCGCCGCCCGCCCGATGTGGGCCTCCTTCTCCTCGACCGCCGATCTCACCCCCTATCAGAACCGCCCGGCGCGGATCGACCTCAACCAACGAAACGCTGCAGACGCCCCAGGTGCGGAGGCGTCCCTTGAGCTGGACCTCGACGAGGAGGACGAGGCCGACGACCTGGTCTTCAACGAGATCATCTGGAAGGCCGTCCGCGGCGTCGACTCCCCCATGCCTCCCCCCGTCCGCGCCGCGTTCGTCCTCCCCAGACCAGGGGGCGACAAGGACGACGACGATTGACTCGGCGGGTTCGATTGGCTTCGGTTGCTGGTCGTCGCAACCGAAGCCGTTCGACGCAACCTTCCAATGGGAAACGCCTTAGCATCGACAATACGATCCCGCGCAGCGGCTTCGTTCCGCCCGTATTCTAGGACCTGTCGCTCGGCTCAACCTAAGTAACCCCAGGCTGGGTTCCCTGACCACGCCGGTGTCATGCGACATCAGGCGTGGTCATGATTTCCGCTCCCTATCCCAACCTGAAGGCCAGGCCATACACCAAACGCGCTCCAGGGATGATTGGCTTCGATTGACTCCCCTCGTCCCATCGCGGCACCCAGCCATTCGCCCTAAGCCATTGTCACATCTATCATTTCAACTTCGGAATCCTCCCCGCAAATTGGGTCCGTTCGACTCATTTCGCCGACATCGTACGAGGGTCGCCCCCCATCGCAGATGGACCAACGGCCGGATTGTCAAAGAACAACGTCTATTAATACGCTGGTCTCGGATCACGATCCCGGTTCGGAAATCCGCCCGCTTCTCGAGAACTTTAGGATCGCCTGTTCCGGAAAACACGGTCAGAACGAATCCCCGGAATGGCGGGCGAGGATGGATGAAAGATCGGCCGACGCCGACGCGTTCTATTTGAGGCCGATGATTCAACGGTGAAATTGGCCGTGAGTCGTCCTCCTCACCATCTCGGTTGACCCTTCGGAGGTTTCGTCGATGCCTGCGAAGACTCGAACGATGTTCCACGGCAACCTGGACATGTCCACAGACGCCTTCTTCCTGATCAACGGGACTGCCCCGAATCATCTGCTCTTGCTGAGCGACGGGACATCGCCGGGCCAGGAGCCCGGGGTTCTGGAGACGGTTAATAGTCGCCCGACTCCACACGTTTCGATCGTCGGTCGCTTCTTGACGGAGGGAGAGGTCGACGGCCCCGGCCCGAGATTCGTCCTCGAGAAGTTCGTCACCCACGAGTCGATCGCCGGACGAGCCTTCGAGATCTTCACCTCGTCCGGGAGCGGCTCGGCGGAGGCCGATTGGCTCCGCGCCGAGCGGGAACTTCTCGGCCTTTGAATAGTCGTCGCCTCAGGACGATCCGGCCACGTCGGAGCGCACCCGAGACACGCTGTGAAAACGGTCGATCACCGGGTGGAAGGTGGTTCCCGGCGCGACGGTTTCCAGCCTTCGGGGAGCGTCCGACGTATCAGCATCCGCCTGATGCTTACTCCATCTCGTCGTGCGGTTCAGCCGCCTTTGGTGAGTCGAGCCCTTCCGCCATGATTCGCCCCAGGGCCGGACTCATGGAGAACATTACAATTCCGGCGACCGTCCAGCTGAACGAGGCCCCGAGCCTATCGGATGATCCAGGAAGGGCCTGGAACCGCATCACGAAGTAGTCAAGAAAGCCCATAAGCCCGGTGGCCAGTGTGTAGACGGCATACGCACGAACGACAAATACGCCGATCTTCTGGTAGTGGCCCATGATGAGTGCTTCGCCTCGGAATGGGGGGGCAATTTCACCGTCCGACGCTCATCAATACCACACCCGAGGACTTGCCCGACGGAACCGCTGACTCTCGGAGAAGAATGATTCGTGGAGGCTCGACGGCGCCGTAGCATGGGAGGCGTACAACCCGCCACCAACGGATGGAAGCCCTCCCATGACGATCCGCCCCCTGCCGACATGGCTCGCTTTGCTGTTCCTCGCCGCATCGGCCTTTGGTCAGTCGCCGCCGCCGATGCAGGCGAAGCCGGAACTCTTCAACGCCCCGAAGAGCCGTCCCGCCGAGGGCTTTCAGAGCGACGGGCTCTCCGCCGTCTTCTACGAGGGGATGCCCTGGAAGGGGAAGCGGACCGAGGTTTTCGCCTGGGTCGGACTGCCGAAACTCCCGGCCGGCGAGAAAGCGCCGGGGATGGTGCTGGTCCACGGCGGCGGCGGGACGGCTTTCGAGGCCTGGGTGAAGCTCTGGACGAGTCGGGGATACGCCGCTATCGCCATGGATACGACCGGAACGGTCCCGCGCGGGTCGTACGCCAAGTGGGAACGGCACGAAAACGGCGGCCCTCCTCCCGACCACTTCGGCGAAGCGCTCGGCCCTCCGGAAGATCAGTGGCCCTATCACGCCGTCTCCGATGTCCTGCTGGCGCACTCGCTGCTGCGGTCGCTCCCCGAGGTCGACGCCGACCGGATCGGCCTGACGGGGATCTCCTGGGGCGGCTACCTGACCTGCGTCGTCTCGGGCCTCGACGACCGCTTCAAGTTCGCCGTCCCCGTCTACGGCTGCGGGTTCCTCGGCGAGAACTCA comes from the Paludisphaera rhizosphaerae genome and includes:
- a CDS encoding bifunctional YncE family protein/alkaline phosphatase family protein; this encodes MRRMMRLVGWLGLAATAGTSWGQVVTDKPPRAEAVVWPGVKPSGSVLLPNGWSLKPVGRQTALGDFPILLAEHPSKPVLAVLHAGYGEHEAVTIDTATHHVIGRVAVPETYGGLTWSADGSKLFVGGGFDDLVYVFDHADGLLSNRRPLSLHAPAPAAEADPVAPLPRTRRGVDEIRGAVAGLAATKDGSTLWVADAWGHRVVQIDLAAGKAVGEIPLPVDSYPYGLALNETRGRLYVSLWGKAEVAVIATADRKVVASWKTEEHPNELLLTKGGRYLFVANANRNTVSVFEASDEIPLPTIGTAIHPKAPSGSTPNSLAVSPDESLLFVANANTNDVAVVNIADPEHSAPLGFIPAGWYPTSVRVSRDGKSLWIANGKGTSSRANREGPVPGIATPSLREYIAGLLKGTLSTVPMPTPKQMVAYTRTVYECCPLPAEGSAVAAGPKPPAGNPIPAKVGDPSPIKHCIYIVKENRTYDHVFGDMPEGNGDPKLCLFPEEITPNHHALAREFVLLDNFYVDGEVSADGHEWTMGAYATDFVERTWPLSYRGDRRVPYPSEGKMPIAFPSGGYLWDKAKEKGISYRSYGEFVARSGGPGTPMTTKMPALEGHFDPEFPTFDLTITDVSRADRFLTELKGFEEKGEMPALIVLRLPNDHTAGAKPGSPTVQAMVADNDLALGRVIEGLSRSRFWKDTAVFVVEDDAQNGSDHVDAHRTVALAISPYTRNRGVDSTMYSTSSMLRTMELILGLNPMSQFDAAARPMWASFSSTADLTPYQNRPARIDLNQRNAADAPGAEASLELDLDEEDEADDLVFNEIIWKAVRGVDSPMPPPVRAAFVLPRPGGDKDDDD
- a CDS encoding DUF2934 domain-containing protein; this encodes MPAKTRTMFHGNLDMSTDAFFLINGTAPNHLLLLSDGTSPGQEPGVLETVNSRPTPHVSIVGRFLTEGEVDGPGPRFVLEKFVTHESIAGRAFEIFTSSGSGSAEADWLRAERELLGL
- a CDS encoding acetylxylan esterase — its product is MTIRPLPTWLALLFLAASAFGQSPPPMQAKPELFNAPKSRPAEGFQSDGLSAVFYEGMPWKGKRTEVFAWVGLPKLPAGEKAPGMVLVHGGGGTAFEAWVKLWTSRGYAAIAMDTTGTVPRGSYAKWERHENGGPPPDHFGEALGPPEDQWPYHAVSDVLLAHSLLRSLPEVDADRIGLTGISWGGYLTCVVSGLDDRFKFAVPVYGCGFLGENSTWKDQLGKMGPAGERWLALWDPSHYLPKGVMPKLWVTGTNDFAYPLDSLQKSYRAAGGPSTLAVRLRMPHGHGGAGENPEEIHAFADSILKGGPPLPRIGKLETQEDRVQASYEPHTPVQKAELLWTADLGKWSDRKWESKAAEIDQAAKRVSAPVPTGARVYFLNLYDDQGRVVSTEHAEAP